From the genome of Halomonas sp. LR3S48:
GGCTTCGGCATCATGATGTACGTGCTGATGGACGGCTTCGACCTGGGGCTTGGCATCCTCTTCCCGTTCGCTCCCGACGAGGATGCCCGCGACGTCATGATGAATTCCGTCGCCCCGGTGTGGGACGGCAACGAGACCTGGCTGGTGCTGGGCGGGGCCGGGCTTCTGGGTGCCTTTCCTCTGGTCTATTCGGTGTTCCTGCCGGCACTGTACATCGGTGTGTTCCTGATGCTGGCGGGCCTGGTGTTTCGCGGTGTGGCCTTCGAGCTGCGCTTCAAGTCGAGCCGCGACCGGCGCGGCCGGCGGCTTTGGAACCTCGCCTTCAGCGGCGGCTCCGCGGTGGCGGCTTTCGCCCAGGGGGCCGTGGTGGGCACCTACATCCAGGGCTTCGCCACCGAGAACAGGGTCTTTGTGGGCGGTCCGTTCGACTGGCTGACACCGTTCACGGTGCTGACCGGGGTCGGCATCATGATCGGCTACGCGCTGCTGGGGACCACCTGGCTGATTCTCAAGTCCGAGGGCTACATCCAGCAGTGGGCCTATCGGCTGACCACGCCGCTGCTGCTGGCCGTGCTGGTGATCTTCGGCATCATCAGCATCTGGACGCCATTGATGAATGTCATCGTGTGGGAGCGCTGGTTCGGCCACCTGCACGTGATCTGGGTACTGCCGGCGCTGACTCTGCTGTGCATGTTCACGGTGTATTGGGCCTCGCGCCGCGGCCATGAGGTGTTGCCGTTCATCGCGACACTGGGCATCTTCCTGTTCACTTACCTGGGCCTGGTGGTCAGCAAATGGCCCTGGATCGTGCCGCCGAACTACACCATCTGGGACGCCGCCTCGGCGCCGGAATCCCAGCTCTTCCTGCTGATCGGCGTGCTCTTCGTGTTGCCTTTCGTATTGGTCTACACCTTCTGGTCCTATTGGGTGTTCCGCGGCAAGGTGCGGGTCGGCGAGGGCTACCACTGAGCCGATGATGCCCGACACCCGTTCGGCCTCTTCACCGCGTCACTGGCTGGCGGCCCATGCCGTCGGCCAGCGCCGCTGGCTGGGCCTGGCGGCTGCGGCCGGGGTCGCCGTCGGTGCATTGACGATCACCCAGATGGCGCTGCTGGCCTGGATCGTCAGCCGCCTGCTGGTTGGTGGCGATTCCCTGGCTGCGCTGACCTGGGCCTTTCTCTCCCTGGTCGGCGTACTGTTCGCGAGGGCGCTGTGCCAGTGGAGCCAGGAAGTGGCCGGCCAGGAAGCGAGCCTGCGCATCCGCCACGCGATTCGTGGCCAGCTACTGGACCATCTTGCCGCCATGGGGCCGGTTCGGGCCGGCGCAAGGCATAGCGGCGCGCTCGCCAACCAATTGGTGGAGCAGGTCGAGGCGCTGGACGGCTACTTCGCTCGCTTCCTGCCCCAATTGCGGCTCAGCGTGATCGTCCCGCTGTCTATTTTCCTCGTGGTCGCATGGCTCGACTGGCTGGCGGCGCTCTTCCTGCTGCTTGCCGCCCCCTTGATACCGCTCTTCATGGCCCTGGTCGGTATGGGGGCGGAGCGGCTCAACCGCGAGCAGTTTGCCGCCGTCAGCCGTCTCTCGGGCCACTTCCTCGATCGTGTGCGTGGGATTGCCACGCTGCAGCTCTTCTACCGGACCCGCGAAGCCAGCGTGGAAGTCCACGAGGCGGCCGACTGCTACCGGCGTTTGAGCATGCGAACGCTGCGGGTGGCCTTTCTCTCCTCGGCGGTACTCGAGTTCTTCGCCTCGGTGGCGATTGCCGTGGTCGCGATCTATGTCGGCTTCGGCCTGTTGGGCTACATCGACTACGGTCCAGCCGATCGACTGACGCTGTTCAGTGGCCTGCTGATCCTGCTGCTGGCGCCGGAATTCTTCCAGCCGCTGAGGATCCTGGCACAGCACTATCACGACCGAGCGGCTGCCTTGGGTGCCGCGGATGGCATGCTGGCGCTTCTTGCCGAGCCGGTGCGTTCGCCAACAGGGAACGAGACACAGTCGCTGCCGGCGGGTCGGTTGGTGGAGCTGGAGCGTGCGACGCTGGCTCATCCTGGGCGCGGTCGGGTGCTGGGGCCGCTCACTCTAGCGCTAGGCGCTGGTGAAACACTGGTCGTCAGCGGGCCCTCCGGGGCCGGCAAGTCCGCGCTGCTGCAACTCCTGGCGGGCTTCGTGGCACCCGACGAAGGTGCGCGGCACGCCCAGGCGGGGCTGAAGATCGCCTGGATGGACCAGCGCCCGGTGCTGATCCATGGCAGCCTGGCCGACAACCTTCGCCTGGCGGCGCCCGCGGCGAGCGAGAGCGACCTGCAGCGAGCACTCGAGCGTGCCGGGCTGGCCGAACTGTTGGCCACGCTGCCGCACGGGATCGACACCCAGCTGGGAGAGCGGGGCTCGGGCCTGTCGGGCGGTCAGGCGCAGCGCCTGGCACTGGCCCGGGTGTTTCTCTCGCACGCCGACCTGGTTCTGCTGGACGAGCCGACCGCGAGTCTCGACGAAGCGACCGAAGCACGGGTCATCGAATCGCTGGTCAGGCTGAGGGAAGAGGGCAGGACGCTGGTCATTGCCACGCACCATCCCGCCCTGATGGCCATGGCGAATCGGCGACTAGAACTCGGCGAAGGAATCATCCAGGACCAGGCGACGGGAGCCGATATCGATGAGTGAAGGATCGCTGAGAGCGACGCTTGCTCCCTGGCTACGCTTGCTCGGGCGCCGACGGCGACGCCTTGCCATCGGCGTGCTGCTGCTGGTGGTGACGGTGTTCTCGGCGGTCGGTTTGCTGGCGCTGTCGGGGTGGTTCATCGCCGCCAGCGCGCTCACCGGTATTGCCCTGGCAATGGGGCTCGCGGCGAGCCTGGACGTCTACGTGCCCGGCGGTGGGATACGCTTCTTCGCCGTTAGCCGTACCGTGGCACGCTACCTGGAGCGGCTCTACAACCACGACACCGTGCTGCGCCTGCTTGCCGACCTGCGCGGTCATCTGTTCATGGCCATGGCCCGGCTCGATGACCGCAGCCTGGCCCGGCAGCGTGCCAGCGACTGGCTCAACCGCCTGACCGCCGACATCGATACCCTCGACAGCCTCTACCTGCGCCTGCTGGCGCCGCCGGCGGTGGCGCTGATGGCGGTCGTGCTGGTCGCTGCCTTCCTGGCGCTGTGGGTTCCGGCGGCAGGGCTTGCGGTTGCGGCGCTGCTGCTGCCCACCTGGGTTTGGCTGACGGCTGGCCAGGCGTGGCTCGGCATGGCCGCGAGCCGGCGCCAGGTCGAGCATCTCCAGCGCCTGCGCAGCCAGGCCATCGAGTATCTGGCCGGGATGGCGGAGTTCGAGGCCTACGGTAGCCGAGCCTGGCACCTTCGTGAACTGCGCAAGCGTGAGGAGGCACTGCGGGGCGACCAGCGTCGCACCGGCAGGTTGGCCGGCTTCGGCACCGCACTGGTGAATCTGATGGTCGGGCTGGGCATGGTGGCGGCGCTGTGGCTGGTGGCGTCGGCCTGGCAGCAGGAGGTGGTTAGTGGGCCCATCCTGGTCATGGTGCCACTGGCGGTGCTCGCCATCGGCGAAGCGCTGGCCCTGCTGCCGGTTGCCTTCACCCAACTGGGGGCGACCCGTGGCGCGGCCGAACGGCTCAATGCAGTGGAGCGTGCGAGTGCGAGGATGCCCGAGGGTGGCAACGTCGTACTGCCCGTCGGCGCCCTGTCCGTCCGGCTGACAGCGGTCGGCCTGCACTATCCCGGTGCGCTCACGCCTGCGCTGCGAAATATCGGGTTGGAGCTGATGCCTGGCGAGAGGCTGGCACTGACCGGTGCTTCCGGCGCGGGCAAGAGCAGCGTGGCGGCGTTGTTGACCCGGCGGCTTCCCCCAAGCCAGGGAAAGATTACGCTCGCCGGCGTGCCGCTCGAGCAGGCCGACGAGCGTTCGCTGCGTGAGCGCGTCGCGATTCTCGGCCAGCGCATCGACCTGTTCCAGGGCAGCCTGGCGGCGAACCTGCGACTGGCGGCGCCGGATGCCAGCGAACCCCGGCTGTGGCAGGCCCTGGCTTGGGTCGAACTGGAAGAGTGGGCGAAAAGCCTGCCGCAGGGGCTGGACACCCGGGTGGGTGAGGGCGGTCGGGCGCTTTCGGGAGGGCAGGCGCGACGTCTGGCACTGGCCAGGCTGTGGCTGCGCGACCCCGGGCTTGTCATCCTCGACGAGCCCTTCGCGGGCCTGGATGCCGCTACCGTGTCCCGGGTGGCGTCGCGGCTCGATGAATGGCTCGTGGGGCGCAGCGTACTCTACCTGGTGCATCAGCTCGACGGTGGCGAATTCGATCCGCCGGGGATCACCCGGGAATGCCGCCTGGAGCAGGGAGGATTGACCGTTTGCGCAAATTCCGTGTATCCATCAGGATAAAGGGATAAAGGCAAAGAGGTGCACCATGCGCGACTTCCTGAAGCGGCTGCCGAAGGCCGAACTTCACCTGCACATTGAGGGTTCGCTGGAGCCGGAACTGATGTTCGCTCTGGCCAGACGCAACGGGGTCGAGCTGCCCTTCGGCTCTGTCGAGGAAGTGCGAGCCGCCTATGATTTCCAGGACCTCCCATCCTTTCTCGAGCTCTACTACCGGGGCATGAGCGTGCTCAGGCGTGCGGAGGATTTCCACGACCTGGCCATGGACTACTTTCGCCGCGCCCATGCCGAAGGCGTGGTGCACGTGGAGATGCACTTCGACCCCCAGGCCCACCTGGCCCGCGGTATCGAACTCGACGTCGTCATGGAGGGCTTGAGCCTGGCGCGGCGCGAGGCCGAGCGCGAACTGGGCATGTCGACAGGGCTGATCATGGCGTTCCTGCGCGATCGGCCCGCCGACGAGGCGATGAAAGTCCTCGAGAGCGCTGCCCCCTACTGGGAGATGCTCGACGCCGTGGGGCTCGACAGTGCCGAGCGCGGCCACCCGCCCTCCAAGTTCGTGGAGGTCTTCCAGCGCGCCAAGATGTTGGGCATTCCCCGGGTCGCGCACGCCGGCGAAGAAGGGCCGCCCGAGTACATCCGCGAGGCGCTCGACCTGCTCGACGTGTGCCGTATCGACCACGGCGTGCGCTGCCTCGAGGACCCCGAACTGGTCGCGCGGCTGCGCGATGAAGGCGTAGTGCTTACCGTCTGCCCGCTATCCAACGTGCGACTCAAGGTGGTGGAGCGCATCGAGGAGCACCCCTTGCCCCAACTGCTCGATGCCGGTCTACGGCTGACGCTCAACTCGGACGATCCGGCCTATTTCGGCGGCGGCATGCTGGATAACTTCGTGGCCTGTCACGACGCCTTCGGCTGGTCGCGCGAGACCTTCATCCAACTCGCCGGCACCGCCATCGAGTCCGCCTTCATGAGTGACGTGCGCCGACTCGAACTGCATCGCCAACTGGCTGCCAGCGCCTGAGACGCAAACCCCCAGCGAGCAGCCGGGGGCGAGGGTTGGCCGTTCCTTGAATGAGCCCTGCTCTGGGCAGGCTTAGGGCAGAGCGGGTACCTCGAAGTCGGGCATTTCCCCGGTCAGCGTGTGCAGGAAGGCGGTAATGTCGGCGATGGTGGCGTCGTCGAATTCGCGATTGAGCATCTCCCGGCCCATGATGGCCACGGCTTCCTCGAGAGTTTCGGTGGCCCCGTTGTTCATGTACGGGTAGGTCACGCCGACATTACGCAGCGTGGGAGTACGAAACTTGTGCATGTCGGCTTCGTCGCCGGTGACGTCAAAGCGGCCGACGTCGGTGGAGCCGGGCACCTGGATGGCGTAGAAGTTGCTGTCGGTGAACGCGGGGCCGCTATGGCAGGCGATGCAGCCGTTGTCGGCGAAGGCTACCATGCCATCTTTTTCCTGCTGATTCAGGGCGTTCAGGTCACCGCGGAGATAACGATCGAACGGTGAGTTCGGTGTGTTCAGCGTCCGCTCGAAGCTGGCCAGCGCCATGGCCAGGTTGTCGTTGTTGATCGGATTCTCATCCCCGGGGAAGGCTTCGGCGAACTTCTCCTGATAGAGCGGGAACCCTTCCAGGCGCTCCAGCGCCATGTCGAGGGCCATGGCCATCTCGATATCGGCCTGGATCGGACCGAGTGCCTGACCCTCGAGATCCGGCTCACGACCGTCCCAGAACTGGGCGCCGAGGAAGCCCGAGTTGAGCACGGTGGGCGTATTGCGTTCGCCGATCTGGCCTTCGTGACCTGTCGCGCGCGGAATGCGGTCGCTCCAGCCCAGAGCCGGATTATGACAGGTGGCGCAGCTGATCACGCCACTGGAAGAGATGCGCGGTTCGAAGAACAGCATATTGCCGAGCTCGACCTTTGCCTTGGTGAGCGAGTTTTCCGCCGGGATAGGCGGCAGGTGGGGCAGCGGCTGAAAGCGGTCGCGGTAGTTGCCGAGACCATCGTCGGCAAGTACGCCGGTTGCCGCCAGAGCGGCGCTCAACGATACCGCGGAGGCAAGCCGAGTCGGCCGGGCGAGAGCGTGATGTGTCATGACGAATCCCCTGGGTTGCAAGCTAGAGACGGTTTAGCCTGTTTTGCAACATCAGGTTACGGACACGTCTTGAGCCGTATCAACCAAGTGAAATGGTCGGAATGGAGCGCTCCTTGAGGTGAGTCAAAGTTTGATTCGTTTTGTCTTCACCGTGCCAACAAATGCTTGTCTATAGCCTCTTGGGTGTGAGTCCCGATAGCCCTCCAATGTGACTGGAAACGGGGCCGGCTTGTGCCGGCCCCGTCTCGTCAGTGGGTGGTCACCAGCATCACCACGCTGAGGGCAGCCGAGACCCACATGGCGGGCTTGATGTCGTAGAGCTTGCCGGTGGCGAGCTTGATCAGCACGAAGCTCAGGAAGCCAAAGGCGATGCCTAGGGTGATCGAGTAGGTCAACGGCATCAGGATGATCGCCAGGAAGGCGGGGAAGGCCTGCTCGAAGCGCGACCAGTCGATCTTGCTGATCGGGGCCAGCATGAACAGCCCGACCAGCACCAGTGCCGGCGCCGTGGCGATACCCGGCACCAGTGACAGCAACGGCGAGAGGAACAGGAACGGCAGGAATAGGAAGGCGATGGTCACCGCCACCAGGCCTGTACGCCCGCCCTGAGCCACGCCGGCACCGGATTCAATGAAGGTCTGGGCGGCGCTGGTGCCGAGCGGCGCGGCGATCATCGAGGCGAAGGCATCCACGGTCATGGAGCGCTTGAGGTTGCGCGGATTGCCGTTCTTGTCCTTGAGATCCGCCGACTCAGACAGCGCCATGAAGCACGACAGGGCATCGAAGAAGTTAGTGAACAGCATGACGAAGATGAACGGCAGGTAGGCGACCTTCAGCGCGCCCCAGATATCGACCTGCATCACGGCGCTGAAGTCCGGCCAGGCGGCGAAGCCGCTCCACTGCACCACCACGTCGCCACCCCACAGACGTCCCATCGGAGTTGCCAGCAGCGTGGTCAGGGCGATGCCCAGGATCAGGGCGCCGTTGAAGCGCATGATCACCAGGATGGCGGTAGCCATCATGCCGATGAAGAAAGTGATCAGCGAGGCATCCATGCTGCCCAGTGTGACCAGCGTGGCGTCGCTGCCGACGATGAAACCGGCATTCTTGAAGCCGATGAAGGTGATGAACAGGCCGATGCCGCAGGTAATGGCGTAGCGCAGCGACGGCGGGATGGCATCAATGATCGCCTCGCGCACGTTGAACATGGCCAGGGTGGCGAACAACACGCCTGACCAGAACACGCAGCCCAGCGCCACCTCCCACGACAGCCCGGCGCCCTGCACCAGGGTATAGGTGAA
Proteins encoded in this window:
- the cydB gene encoding cytochrome d ubiquinol oxidase subunit II, which translates into the protein MEMFDLSLIWALIIGFGIMMYVLMDGFDLGLGILFPFAPDEDARDVMMNSVAPVWDGNETWLVLGGAGLLGAFPLVYSVFLPALYIGVFLMLAGLVFRGVAFELRFKSSRDRRGRRLWNLAFSGGSAVAAFAQGAVVGTYIQGFATENRVFVGGPFDWLTPFTVLTGVGIMIGYALLGTTWLILKSEGYIQQWAYRLTTPLLLAVLVIFGIISIWTPLMNVIVWERWFGHLHVIWVLPALTLLCMFTVYWASRRGHEVLPFIATLGIFLFTYLGLVVSKWPWIVPPNYTIWDAASAPESQLFLLIGVLFVLPFVLVYTFWSYWVFRGKVRVGEGYH
- the cydD gene encoding thiol reductant ABC exporter subunit CydD, coding for MMPDTRSASSPRHWLAAHAVGQRRWLGLAAAAGVAVGALTITQMALLAWIVSRLLVGGDSLAALTWAFLSLVGVLFARALCQWSQEVAGQEASLRIRHAIRGQLLDHLAAMGPVRAGARHSGALANQLVEQVEALDGYFARFLPQLRLSVIVPLSIFLVVAWLDWLAALFLLLAAPLIPLFMALVGMGAERLNREQFAAVSRLSGHFLDRVRGIATLQLFYRTREASVEVHEAADCYRRLSMRTLRVAFLSSAVLEFFASVAIAVVAIYVGFGLLGYIDYGPADRLTLFSGLLILLLAPEFFQPLRILAQHYHDRAAALGAADGMLALLAEPVRSPTGNETQSLPAGRLVELERATLAHPGRGRVLGPLTLALGAGETLVVSGPSGAGKSALLQLLAGFVAPDEGARHAQAGLKIAWMDQRPVLIHGSLADNLRLAAPAASESDLQRALERAGLAELLATLPHGIDTQLGERGSGLSGGQAQRLALARVFLSHADLVLLDEPTASLDEATEARVIESLVRLREEGRTLVIATHHPALMAMANRRLELGEGIIQDQATGADIDE
- the cydC gene encoding thiol reductant ABC exporter subunit CydC: MSEGSLRATLAPWLRLLGRRRRRLAIGVLLLVVTVFSAVGLLALSGWFIAASALTGIALAMGLAASLDVYVPGGGIRFFAVSRTVARYLERLYNHDTVLRLLADLRGHLFMAMARLDDRSLARQRASDWLNRLTADIDTLDSLYLRLLAPPAVALMAVVLVAAFLALWVPAAGLAVAALLLPTWVWLTAGQAWLGMAASRRQVEHLQRLRSQAIEYLAGMAEFEAYGSRAWHLRELRKREEALRGDQRRTGRLAGFGTALVNLMVGLGMVAALWLVASAWQQEVVSGPILVMVPLAVLAIGEALALLPVAFTQLGATRGAAERLNAVERASARMPEGGNVVLPVGALSVRLTAVGLHYPGALTPALRNIGLELMPGERLALTGASGAGKSSVAALLTRRLPPSQGKITLAGVPLEQADERSLRERVAILGQRIDLFQGSLAANLRLAAPDASEPRLWQALAWVELEEWAKSLPQGLDTRVGEGGRALSGGQARRLALARLWLRDPGLVILDEPFAGLDAATVSRVASRLDEWLVGRSVLYLVHQLDGGEFDPPGITRECRLEQGGLTVCANSVYPSG
- a CDS encoding adenosine deaminase, which codes for MRDFLKRLPKAELHLHIEGSLEPELMFALARRNGVELPFGSVEEVRAAYDFQDLPSFLELYYRGMSVLRRAEDFHDLAMDYFRRAHAEGVVHVEMHFDPQAHLARGIELDVVMEGLSLARREAERELGMSTGLIMAFLRDRPADEAMKVLESAAPYWEMLDAVGLDSAERGHPPSKFVEVFQRAKMLGIPRVAHAGEEGPPEYIREALDLLDVCRIDHGVRCLEDPELVARLRDEGVVLTVCPLSNVRLKVVERIEEHPLPQLLDAGLRLTLNSDDPAYFGGGMLDNFVACHDAFGWSRETFIQLAGTAIESAFMSDVRRLELHRQLAASA
- a CDS encoding cytochrome-c peroxidase, with product MTHHALARPTRLASAVSLSAALAATGVLADDGLGNYRDRFQPLPHLPPIPAENSLTKAKVELGNMLFFEPRISSSGVISCATCHNPALGWSDRIPRATGHEGQIGERNTPTVLNSGFLGAQFWDGREPDLEGQALGPIQADIEMAMALDMALERLEGFPLYQEKFAEAFPGDENPINNDNLAMALASFERTLNTPNSPFDRYLRGDLNALNQQEKDGMVAFADNGCIACHSGPAFTDSNFYAIQVPGSTDVGRFDVTGDEADMHKFRTPTLRNVGVTYPYMNNGATETLEEAVAIMGREMLNREFDDATIADITAFLHTLTGEMPDFEVPALP
- a CDS encoding NCS2 family permease — encoded protein: MEPTSSLADRAEDQSPARASGQGNWLDTYFGASRRGSSVKTEILAGIATFLASMYIIVVNPAILSDAGIPFSAALSATVLISFMSSLAMGLYARNPILVAPGMGMNALFTYTLVQGAGLSWEVALGCVFWSGVLFATLAMFNVREAIIDAIPPSLRYAITCGIGLFITFIGFKNAGFIVGSDATLVTLGSMDASLITFFIGMMATAILVIMRFNGALILGIALTTLLATPMGRLWGGDVVVQWSGFAAWPDFSAVMQVDIWGALKVAYLPFIFVMLFTNFFDALSCFMALSESADLKDKNGNPRNLKRSMTVDAFASMIAAPLGTSAAQTFIESGAGVAQGGRTGLVAVTIAFLFLPFLFLSPLLSLVPGIATAPALVLVGLFMLAPISKIDWSRFEQAFPAFLAIILMPLTYSITLGIAFGFLSFVLIKLATGKLYDIKPAMWVSAALSVVMLVTTH